Proteins from one Myxococcota bacterium genomic window:
- the efp gene encoding elongation factor P, which translates to MQANELRRGMNVMLDGKPYRVMESEIRTPGKGRAFIQVKFRSILDGTQRELKLGTGDQVEEADIESKDMDYLYTEAQGAVFMDVQSYEQTNIPDDVLGDTKPWLSEGMRCSVELLDGVPIGVTLPSIVEIRVRSAEPVVKGQTAAKSSKPAVLENGVTIQVPPFIEAGEKLRVDPTEQRYIERAK; encoded by the coding sequence ATGCAAGCGAACGAGTTGCGCAGGGGAATGAACGTCATGCTCGATGGCAAGCCCTATCGAGTCATGGAGAGCGAGATCCGCACGCCCGGCAAGGGCCGCGCGTTCATCCAGGTGAAGTTCCGCTCGATCCTCGACGGCACCCAGCGCGAGCTGAAGCTCGGCACCGGCGACCAGGTCGAGGAGGCCGACATCGAGTCCAAGGACATGGACTATCTGTACACCGAGGCCCAGGGCGCGGTCTTCATGGACGTTCAGAGCTACGAGCAGACCAACATTCCCGACGACGTGCTCGGCGACACGAAGCCGTGGCTCTCCGAAGGCATGCGCTGCTCCGTCGAGCTGCTCGACGGCGTGCCCATCGGAGTGACTCTGCCCTCGATCGTCGAGATCCGGGTCCGCTCCGCGGAGCCCGTCGTGAAAGGCCAGACCGCCGCCAAGTCGTCGAAGCCCGCCGTGCTCGAGAACGGAGTCACGATCCAGGTGCCGCCGTTCATCGAAGCCGGCGAGAAGCTGCGCGTCGACCCGACCGAGCAGAGATACATCGAGCGCGCGAAGTAG